A genomic region of uncultured Roseibium sp. contains the following coding sequences:
- a CDS encoding alpha/beta fold hydrolase, with the protein MTDLRPAPPQHLPFNDQAAEGGNDQEPIILLHGFGGDRQTWLNIQTALAGKKRSLAFDLPGHGQALDWPRIGNAGIAAKAVAQSLETLNLDRVHLVGHSMGGAVAALVALNDPDRIASLTLLAPGGFGPEINHRLLRRYATTTDTAGMEVLLEQFFGWEYRLPKYLAKTVAESRSKPGATATLEAIVDEIIDGAVQKTLPRDELAALQMPMKVIWGTQDRVLPTRQAHKLPGIVATHIFERVGHMPHLEIPRDVTRLILQNAGAV; encoded by the coding sequence ATGACCGATCTACGCCCGGCACCCCCGCAACATCTACCCTTCAACGACCAGGCCGCCGAAGGCGGCAACGACCAGGAACCGATTATCCTCCTGCACGGTTTCGGCGGAGACCGGCAAACCTGGCTGAACATTCAGACGGCGCTCGCGGGCAAGAAACGATCGCTCGCCTTCGACCTACCCGGACACGGGCAGGCGCTCGACTGGCCACGCATCGGCAATGCCGGGATCGCCGCAAAGGCGGTCGCGCAATCGCTGGAAACGCTGAATCTGGATCGGGTTCACCTCGTCGGGCATTCCATGGGCGGTGCGGTCGCCGCACTTGTCGCGCTCAACGACCCCGACAGGATCGCAAGCCTCACTTTGCTGGCACCCGGCGGCTTCGGTCCGGAGATCAATCACCGCCTGCTGCGGCGATACGCAACGACCACCGACACGGCGGGTATGGAAGTGCTGCTGGAACAGTTCTTCGGGTGGGAATACCGGCTCCCCAAGTACCTGGCCAAAACCGTCGCCGAGAGCCGGTCAAAACCCGGCGCAACCGCAACGCTCGAAGCCATCGTGGACGAAATCATCGACGGCGCAGTTCAAAAAACGCTGCCGAGAGACGAACTGGCTGCCCTGCAGATGCCGATGAAGGTGATATGGGGCACGCAGGACCGGGTCTTGCCGACCCGCCAGGCACACAAGCTACCCGGCATCGTCGCGACCCACATATTCGAGCGGGTCGGGCACATGCCGCACCTGGAGATCCCGCGGGACGTAACACGGCTCATCCTGCAAAATGCGGGTGCCGTCTGA
- a CDS encoding FAD-dependent oxidoreductase, which translates to MQEEIVIIGAGQAGSQLAHSLRQGGFEGPLRLIGEEPHPPYQRPPLSKKYLSGDVGAEGLWLRPPAFFETNRIDHIPNTKVVAIDRAAKRLDLANGDSLPYGKLVLATGTNARSLPLAGADKTGVATLRSIADVDAIREGMKTSSSVAIIGAGYIGLEVAAVAKAMGKSVSVIEAQDRPMKRVVSQAVSDYFAKLHRDNGIDLRLETGVEGLEGDSAVSGVRLKGGELVPAELVLIAVGAEPNDHLATEAGLETDNGVLVDGSGQTSDPDIYAVGDCTRFYSNRYQRSVRMESVQNAIDQAKAAAQSLLGEDVDYDPLPWFWSDQYDVKLQIAGLSEGYDDTVVVGSPEEHKFYVAYLSGGKLIAVDSINFPRSHMLARRVIGEDWREGLLPDA; encoded by the coding sequence ATGCAGGAAGAAATCGTCATCATCGGAGCCGGCCAGGCCGGTTCACAGCTTGCTCATTCGCTCCGCCAGGGCGGCTTTGAGGGACCCTTGCGCCTGATCGGCGAGGAACCGCATCCACCCTACCAGCGCCCGCCACTTTCCAAGAAATACCTCTCGGGGGACGTGGGCGCCGAGGGACTTTGGCTTCGCCCGCCCGCATTCTTCGAGACAAACAGGATCGACCACATACCGAATACGAAAGTGGTCGCGATCGACCGCGCGGCCAAGCGGCTGGATCTGGCAAACGGCGATAGCCTCCCCTACGGCAAACTCGTTCTGGCGACCGGCACGAATGCGCGTTCCCTGCCGCTTGCAGGCGCCGACAAGACGGGTGTTGCAACCCTGCGTTCGATTGCGGATGTCGACGCGATCCGCGAGGGAATGAAGACAAGCAGCAGTGTCGCGATCATCGGAGCGGGCTATATTGGTCTGGAGGTCGCCGCGGTCGCAAAGGCTATGGGCAAGTCGGTGAGTGTCATCGAAGCGCAGGACCGGCCGATGAAACGGGTGGTGAGCCAGGCGGTCTCGGACTATTTCGCCAAACTGCATCGCGACAACGGTATCGATCTCCGGCTGGAGACCGGTGTTGAGGGCCTGGAAGGCGACAGCGCGGTCTCCGGCGTGAGGCTCAAGGGCGGAGAACTCGTTCCTGCCGAACTCGTGCTTATCGCCGTGGGGGCAGAGCCGAACGATCATCTGGCCACAGAGGCCGGCCTTGAAACCGACAATGGCGTTCTGGTGGACGGTTCGGGCCAGACCAGCGATCCGGACATCTACGCGGTCGGCGACTGCACGCGCTTCTATTCCAACCGGTATCAGCGCTCCGTGCGCATGGAGAGCGTTCAAAACGCCATCGATCAGGCAAAGGCCGCGGCCCAGTCGCTGCTGGGCGAGGATGTCGACTATGATCCGCTTCCGTGGTTCTGGTCGGATCAATACGACGTAAAACTGCAGATCGCGGGCCTGTCGGAAGGCTATGACGACACGGTGGTTGTCGGGTCACCCGAAGAGCACAAGTTCTATGTTGCCTATCTGAGCGGCGGCAAGCTCATCGCGGTCGACAGCATCAATTTCCCGCGCTCGCACATGCTGGCGCGCCGCGTCATCGGCGAAGACTGGCGCGAGGGTCTGCTGCCGGACGCCTGA
- a CDS encoding DMT family transporter has protein sequence MNYLTKAAPVIFVLLWSTGFIGSKLGAPYIDPMVFLTVRFFAVLPILLVLALFLTKTWPVTPMAILHCLVTGMLVHGIYLGGIFWAIKQGMPAGASSIIVGLQPVLTALIAVLLLSETISRKHWGSMVIGGVGLLLVLGPKFDISGTGITAITVAVALFSVAAISLGTVYQKRFAVKTDLLAATIWQYVGALLVTTPLSMFESWHIVWSGELVFALVWLVLVLSVGAVLLLMLLIREGAVSQVASLFYLVPVATAVESYFLFNETLTLVQIAGMALIIGAVLVIRQTPKKA, from the coding sequence TTGAATTATCTGACAAAAGCCGCGCCGGTGATCTTCGTCCTGCTGTGGTCGACCGGTTTCATCGGGTCGAAACTCGGCGCGCCTTACATCGATCCGATGGTTTTCCTCACGGTCCGGTTCTTTGCCGTCTTGCCGATCCTTCTGGTGCTCGCCCTCTTTCTGACGAAGACGTGGCCCGTAACGCCGATGGCCATTCTCCACTGCCTCGTCACGGGCATGCTGGTGCACGGGATCTATCTCGGGGGCATTTTCTGGGCCATCAAGCAGGGCATGCCCGCCGGTGCCTCCTCGATCATTGTCGGCTTGCAGCCGGTCCTGACAGCGCTTATCGCGGTACTGCTGCTCAGTGAAACGATTTCCAGGAAACACTGGGGCAGCATGGTGATCGGTGGTGTCGGCCTGCTGCTGGTTCTCGGGCCGAAATTCGATATAAGCGGCACCGGCATCACGGCCATCACGGTCGCCGTCGCCCTGTTCTCCGTGGCCGCGATCAGTCTCGGCACAGTCTACCAGAAGCGTTTCGCCGTGAAGACGGACCTTCTGGCGGCAACAATCTGGCAGTATGTCGGCGCACTGCTGGTGACGACGCCGCTGTCCATGTTCGAGAGCTGGCACATCGTCTGGTCTGGTGAGCTTGTTTTCGCGCTTGTCTGGCTGGTGCTGGTTCTGTCGGTCGGCGCGGTTCTGCTGTTGATGCTGCTGATCCGCGAGGGGGCCGTTTCACAGGTGGCAAGCCTTTTCTATCTCGTGCCGGTGGCAACGGCGGTCGAGAGCTACTTCCTCTTCAACGAAACGCTGACGCTGGTTCAGATCGCAGGCATGGCCCTCATCATCGGCGCCGTCCTGGTGATCCGGCAGACCCCGAAAAAGGCCTGA
- a CDS encoding YihY/virulence factor BrkB family protein produces the protein MQQGFLAVYSVLKDAIGHFSRDDGFAMASHVALSGLLAIFPMLIFIASLSAFFGMTGAADTASDLIFDAWPESVAAPVVREIHNVLTVPRGDLLTFGAIAALWFASNGVEALRTALNRAYRQMEHRSIFFLRLQSLGLVLLGAAILLAYTFLVVLAPLALDALEAYAPQVETFLLSINVARYSLAGSLLVIGLFVTHWLLPAGKRSFQDLWPGVLATLVMWIIAGSAFGAYLASFANYVSTYGGLAGIMTALIFLYICSLVFILGGELNAAISRQRRFRKRVKERAAAVATEA, from the coding sequence GTGCAACAGGGCTTTCTGGCTGTCTATTCGGTTCTCAAGGATGCGATCGGGCATTTTTCGCGCGACGATGGCTTCGCGATGGCAAGTCATGTCGCGCTGTCCGGCCTGCTTGCCATTTTCCCGATGCTGATCTTCATCGCGTCGCTGTCCGCCTTCTTCGGCATGACGGGCGCGGCGGATACGGCCTCGGACCTGATTTTCGACGCCTGGCCGGAATCGGTGGCCGCCCCTGTCGTGCGCGAGATCCACAATGTCCTGACCGTGCCGCGCGGTGACCTGTTGACCTTTGGCGCGATCGCCGCGCTCTGGTTTGCCTCCAACGGCGTCGAGGCGCTTCGGACCGCGCTCAACCGGGCCTACAGGCAGATGGAGCATCGCTCGATCTTCTTCCTGCGGCTGCAATCGCTCGGACTTGTGCTGCTCGGCGCTGCGATCCTGCTGGCCTACACCTTCCTCGTTGTCCTCGCGCCGCTGGCCCTGGACGCCCTTGAAGCCTATGCCCCCCAGGTCGAGACTTTCCTGCTCTCCATCAACGTCGCCCGCTATTCGCTCGCCGGGTCGCTGCTTGTCATTGGCCTGTTCGTGACACACTGGCTGTTGCCGGCTGGCAAGAGGTCATTTCAGGATCTGTGGCCGGGCGTTCTGGCAACGCTGGTCATGTGGATCATCGCGGGCAGCGCCTTCGGGGCCTATCTGGCTAGCTTTGCGAATTACGTCTCCACCTATGGCGGTCTTGCCGGCATCATGACCGCCCTGATCTTTCTCTATATCTGCTCGCTTGTTTTCATTCTGGGCGGTGAGCTCAACGCGGCGATCTCCCGGCAGCGCCGTTTCCGTAAACGCGTCAAGGAGCGGGCCGCTGCTGTCGCGACCGAGGCCTGA
- a CDS encoding acyl-CoA dehydrogenase family protein produces the protein MSTAALTAAETPESLAEQTAAAVDTLDRLLDLAAQRVRVLVTADGRVSSRLMEQEQRATHGLAWLATYVESLRQLDAYAQRLSEQGKFGILEERIVQLGFAEYLAQIFGGIPMNQGEFVRLADLGISTGEAADHRTPDIDALIETGNTPAIRGEIAALIRDQAGHSTFGEPGLDETMEQIRNEMRKFAEDTVTPHAHEWHLKNEYIPLEVVEQMSELGVFGLTIPEEYGGLGLGKEAMCVVSEELSRAYIGVGSLGTRSEIAAELILCGGTEEQKQHWLPKIASGEILPTAVFTEPNTGSDLASLKTRAVKDGDSWKISGNKTWITHPVRADIMTLLARTNPDEPGYKGLSMFIAEKPRGTDEEPFPAEGMSGGEIEVLGYRGMKEYEIAFDGFEVAGGNLLGQVEGEGFKQLMQTFEGARIQTAARALGVAQSALDLGLRYAEERVQFGKSLIHFPRVADKLALMTAELMIARQLTYFSSWQKDSGKRCDLEAGMAKLLGARVAWAAADNALQIHGGNGFALEYAVSRVLCDARILNIFEGAAEIQAQVIARRLLETRGNQ, from the coding sequence ATGTCCACTGCAGCCCTGACGGCGGCAGAAACGCCAGAGAGCCTTGCCGAACAGACCGCTGCGGCGGTCGACACCCTTGACCGCCTGCTTGATCTTGCAGCGCAGCGCGTGCGCGTGCTGGTGACCGCTGACGGGCGTGTCTCCTCACGCCTGATGGAACAGGAACAGCGCGCGACCCACGGCCTGGCATGGTTGGCGACCTATGTGGAATCGCTGCGCCAGCTTGACGCCTATGCGCAGCGCCTGAGCGAACAGGGCAAGTTCGGCATTCTGGAAGAACGGATCGTCCAGCTCGGATTTGCCGAATACCTGGCACAGATTTTCGGCGGCATACCGATGAACCAGGGTGAGTTCGTCCGTCTCGCGGATCTCGGCATCAGCACCGGCGAGGCGGCGGACCACCGCACACCGGACATCGACGCGCTGATCGAAACCGGCAACACGCCGGCGATCCGAGGCGAGATCGCGGCTCTGATCCGCGACCAGGCCGGGCACTCCACCTTCGGCGAACCCGGTCTCGACGAGACCATGGAGCAGATCCGCAACGAGATGCGGAAGTTCGCCGAAGACACAGTCACGCCGCATGCCCACGAGTGGCACCTGAAGAACGAGTACATTCCGCTTGAAGTGGTCGAACAGATGTCCGAGCTCGGCGTCTTCGGCCTCACCATTCCGGAGGAATACGGCGGTCTCGGGCTCGGAAAGGAGGCCATGTGCGTGGTCTCCGAGGAACTCTCGCGCGCCTATATCGGCGTCGGTTCCCTGGGCACCCGCTCCGAAATCGCGGCCGAACTTATCCTGTGCGGAGGCACGGAGGAGCAGAAACAGCACTGGCTGCCGAAAATCGCATCGGGCGAAATCCTGCCGACAGCCGTCTTTACCGAACCCAACACCGGATCTGATCTCGCCTCTTTGAAGACCCGCGCCGTAAAGGACGGCGACAGCTGGAAGATTTCCGGCAACAAGACCTGGATCACCCATCCGGTGCGCGCGGACATCATGACGCTGCTGGCCCGCACCAATCCGGATGAGCCCGGTTACAAGGGTCTTTCCATGTTCATCGCGGAAAAGCCGCGCGGCACGGACGAGGAGCCGTTCCCGGCAGAAGGCATGAGCGGCGGCGAGATCGAGGTGCTCGGCTATCGCGGCATGAAGGAATACGAGATCGCGTTCGACGGCTTTGAGGTCGCCGGAGGCAATCTGCTCGGCCAGGTCGAGGGCGAAGGCTTCAAGCAGCTGATGCAGACTTTCGAAGGCGCGCGTATCCAGACGGCCGCAAGAGCGCTCGGCGTTGCCCAGAGCGCGCTGGACCTCGGCCTGCGCTATGCGGAAGAGCGTGTCCAGTTCGGCAAGTCCCTGATCCACTTCCCGCGTGTCGCGGACAAGCTGGCGCTCATGACCGCCGAACTGATGATTGCCCGTCAGCTGACCTATTTCTCGTCCTGGCAGAAGGATTCCGGCAAGCGCTGTGACCTGGAAGCCGGCATGGCCAAGCTCCTGGGTGCGCGCGTTGCCTGGGCGGCTGCCGACAACGCGCTTCAGATCCACGGCGGCAACGGCTTTGCACTGGAATACGCGGTCTCCCGCGTCCTGTGCGACGCCCGCATCCTCAACATCTTCGAGGGCGCCGCGGAAATCCAGGCCCAGGTGATCGCCCGCCGCCTGCTCGAAACCCGCGGCAACCAGTAA
- a CDS encoding YkvA family protein has protein sequence MTSSFSFEDLGFEPEYLGPEDEQKTNVRQKLLATAKKAARQVPFMEDVVAGYYCALDPATPAKVRATLLAALAYFVLPIDTIPDFLIGVGFGDDATVLMAAIAMIRGHMRDDHYHAAREALKDEEL, from the coding sequence ATGACCTCCTCTTTTTCATTTGAGGATCTTGGGTTCGAGCCCGAGTATCTGGGTCCGGAAGACGAGCAGAAAACCAACGTTCGGCAGAAATTGCTCGCAACGGCGAAGAAGGCTGCCCGTCAGGTTCCGTTCATGGAAGACGTGGTAGCCGGTTACTATTGTGCGCTGGATCCGGCGACACCGGCCAAGGTACGTGCCACCCTTCTGGCGGCCCTTGCCTATTTTGTGCTTCCGATCGACACGATTCCCGATTTCCTGATCGGCGTCGGCTTCGGCGACGATGCCACCGTTCTGATGGCGGCGATCGCGATGATCCGCGGCCACATGCGCGACGACCACTATCACGCCGCCCGGGAAGCCCTCAAGGACGAGGAACTTTAG
- a CDS encoding translation initiation factor IF-3, whose translation MDGGKFLLQLLKIVAGFVLALVASGLFLAWGFFQAAHPGENPVAFGAMVGTGLVAASVTGAAAMVPAGIAIAIAEFARLRGIVFHLAAGGAIGFVIWTLGPEAEVGGIRPGSVIALAAGFFAGLVYWIIAGRTSGCWWLPKTTDPQSASEP comes from the coding sequence TTGGACGGCGGAAAATTCCTGCTTCAACTCCTTAAAATCGTTGCCGGGTTCGTGCTCGCGCTCGTTGCCAGCGGTCTGTTTCTGGCCTGGGGTTTCTTTCAGGCGGCTCATCCCGGTGAAAATCCGGTCGCCTTCGGCGCCATGGTCGGCACAGGTCTTGTCGCGGCCAGTGTCACTGGGGCAGCAGCGATGGTGCCGGCGGGCATCGCCATCGCGATCGCCGAATTCGCGCGTCTCAGGGGGATCGTGTTTCACCTTGCAGCCGGCGGAGCGATCGGCTTTGTCATCTGGACACTCGGGCCGGAGGCGGAAGTCGGCGGCATCAGGCCGGGCAGCGTCATCGCCCTTGCAGCAGGTTTTTTCGCAGGTCTTGTCTACTGGATCATCGCGGGGCGGACGTCCGGATGCTGGTGGTTGCCAAAAACCACCGATCCGCAAAGTGCTTCAGAGCCTTAG
- the infC gene encoding translation initiation factor IF-3, which translates to MRRPFRAPPPTKEGPRTNQEIRVREVQLIDHEGANRGVIPTEEAMDIALDAGLDLVEIQPNANPPVCKILDYGRYKYQAQKKAAEARKKQKTVEIKEIKMRPNIDTHDYEVKMKNMLRFFNDGDKVKVTLRFRGREMAHQDLGMNLLNKVREETSEIAKVESAPKLEGRQMVMVLAPIK; encoded by the coding sequence ATTCGCCGTCCGTTCCGCGCCCCGCCTCCTACAAAGGAAGGCCCGCGCACAAACCAAGAAATTCGCGTTCGCGAAGTCCAGTTGATTGATCATGAAGGCGCCAACCGTGGCGTGATACCGACCGAAGAAGCGATGGATATCGCCCTTGATGCAGGTCTGGATCTCGTTGAAATACAGCCGAACGCAAATCCCCCCGTCTGCAAGATCCTCGATTATGGCCGGTACAAGTACCAGGCCCAGAAGAAGGCTGCGGAAGCCCGCAAGAAGCAGAAGACCGTCGAGATCAAGGAGATCAAGATGCGTCCGAACATCGACACGCACGACTACGAAGTGAAGATGAAGAACATGCTGCGCTTCTTCAACGACGGCGACAAGGTGAAGGTGACGCTCCGCTTCCGTGGCCGCGAAATGGCGCACCAGGATCTGGGCATGAACCTCTTGAACAAGGTCCGCGAAGAAACTTCCGAGATTGCGAAGGTGGAGTCCGCTCCAAAGCTTGAAGGCCGCCAGATGGTCATGGTGCTGGCACCGATCAAGTAA
- a CDS encoding VPLPA-CTERM sorting domain-containing protein has protein sequence MRIFKRALAGLFTLAFATFGLSTLSAQAVTMGCTVTGGGGNSGASLSLTHSTMAYCEAANDTNTITPTYSLFGMTGWVLSEKNDDNNGDGTIEFTSAPINGNKSGNWTIDTLAGLSHVVITLVAGNGFGAFLLDLSVNDPLTGSWTSSKDLSHASIYYKGTPTMVPLPAGAVLLLTGLAGLGFAARRRMKR, from the coding sequence ATGCGTATTTTCAAACGCGCTTTGGCAGGCCTGTTTACGCTTGCATTCGCAACATTTGGGCTTTCGACCTTGTCCGCGCAAGCGGTGACGATGGGCTGCACAGTGACCGGAGGCGGTGGGAATTCAGGCGCGTCGCTTTCGCTGACCCATTCAACAATGGCTTACTGCGAAGCAGCGAATGACACGAACACGATCACGCCAACCTACTCTCTCTTCGGCATGACGGGTTGGGTCCTTTCCGAGAAGAACGACGACAACAATGGGGATGGAACGATTGAGTTTACATCCGCTCCGATCAATGGAAACAAGAGCGGCAACTGGACGATAGATACGCTCGCCGGTTTGTCTCACGTCGTGATCACCCTTGTTGCAGGAAACGGTTTTGGCGCCTTTCTGCTCGACCTTTCCGTCAATGACCCGCTGACTGGATCGTGGACATCGTCTAAGGACCTGTCTCACGCGTCGATCTACTATAAAGGAACGCCGACGATGGTGCCGCTGCCCGCTGGAGCGGTACTCCTGCTCACCGGCCTCGCCGGACTGGGGTTTGCAGCGCGGCGCCGGATGAAACGCTAA